In one Bombyx mori chromosome 22, ASM3026992v2 genomic region, the following are encoded:
- the LOC101740954 gene encoding protein stunted isoform X1: MSAWRQAGLTYINYSNIAAKVLRRSLKQEFRAEALKRDESHVRVTPWANGRPARKLFFETTFNTYLKRF, from the exons ATGAGCGCTTGGAGGCAAGCTGGTTTAAC TTACATAAACTACTCAAACATCGCAGCCAAGGTGCTTCGCAGGTCACTAAAGCAAGAATTTCGAGCAGAGGCGTTGAAACGTGACGAATCTCACGTCAGAGTCACACCTTGGGCCAACGGACGACCTGCACGTAAGCTATTTTTCGAAACTACCTTTAATACTTACTTGAAACGGTTTTAA
- the LOC101740954 gene encoding protein stunted isoform X2 produces MSAWRQAGLTYINYSNIAAKVLRRSLKQEFRAEALKRDESHVRVTPWANGRPAHLQKAVPK; encoded by the exons ATGAGCGCTTGGAGGCAAGCTGGTTTAAC TTACATAAACTACTCAAACATCGCAGCCAAGGTGCTTCGCAGGTCACTAAAGCAAGAATTTCGAGCAGAGGCGTTGAAACGTGACGAATCTCACGTCAGAGTCACACCTTGGGCCAACGGACGACCTGCAC ACCTCCAGAAAGCTGTTCCAAAGTGA
- the LOC101740954 gene encoding protein stunted isoform X3 produces MSAWRQAGLTYINYSNIAAKVLRRSLKQEFRAEALKRDESHVRVTPWANGRPAHEKD; encoded by the exons ATGAGCGCTTGGAGGCAAGCTGGTTTAAC TTACATAAACTACTCAAACATCGCAGCCAAGGTGCTTCGCAGGTCACTAAAGCAAGAATTTCGAGCAGAGGCGTTGAAACGTGACGAATCTCACGTCAGAGTCACACCTTGGGCCAACGGACGACCTGCAC ATGAAAAGGACTAA